One window of Dyadobacter sandarakinus genomic DNA carries:
- a CDS encoding TIM barrel protein has product MKIEQYQIDQHNDGLLSSHNNQYVYTKELLGEQGIYADEVVKALQDFQVAIPSWALGTGGTRFGRFSGGGEPRSLEEKIEDVGLLHALNRSSGSISLHIPWDIPEQPKETIQLASSLGLTFDAVNSNTFQDQKNQELSYKFGSLSHVDAGVRKQAVNHNIEVIKYGEQLGSKALSVWLSDGSCFPGQSSFVKAFQYTLESLQEIYAALPDDWKVYVEYKAYEPNFYSTVIQDWGSSLLFCQKLGPKADVLVDLGHHLPNANIEQIVATLMMEGRLAGFHFNDSKYGDDDLTVGSIRPYMLFLIFVELVDGMRRANRGSSSYAWMIDASHNVKDPLEDLLQSVEAILISYAEALLVDRKKLEQARSVNDVVLAQQILQNAFRTDVRPLVREAMRQSGGAIDPVGLFRQVGVRSELMNERGKITVATGL; this is encoded by the coding sequence ATGAAGATCGAGCAATATCAGATTGACCAGCATAATGACGGCCTGCTGTCCAGTCACAACAACCAGTACGTATATACCAAAGAGCTGCTCGGGGAGCAGGGTATTTATGCGGATGAAGTTGTAAAAGCGCTGCAGGACTTCCAGGTAGCTATTCCCAGCTGGGCTTTGGGTACCGGAGGCACGCGTTTCGGACGGTTTTCCGGCGGAGGTGAACCACGCTCTCTGGAAGAAAAGATTGAAGATGTTGGCTTGCTGCATGCGCTTAATCGTTCAAGCGGATCTATTTCCCTGCATATTCCCTGGGATATCCCCGAGCAGCCAAAGGAGACCATCCAGTTGGCATCGTCACTCGGGCTGACTTTTGATGCAGTCAATTCCAATACTTTTCAGGACCAGAAAAATCAGGAGCTTTCCTACAAGTTCGGTTCACTGTCCCACGTGGATGCCGGTGTGCGAAAGCAGGCGGTTAACCATAACATTGAAGTTATAAAATACGGCGAGCAGCTTGGTTCCAAGGCATTGTCTGTCTGGCTTTCAGACGGGTCCTGCTTTCCGGGACAGTCCAGCTTTGTCAAGGCATTTCAGTATACGCTGGAATCGCTGCAGGAAATATATGCCGCACTTCCCGATGATTGGAAAGTATACGTGGAGTACAAAGCATATGAGCCCAACTTTTACTCAACCGTTATTCAGGATTGGGGTAGTTCGTTACTTTTTTGTCAGAAACTGGGTCCTAAGGCTGATGTGCTGGTGGATCTGGGCCACCATCTGCCTAATGCAAACATTGAGCAGATTGTGGCTACCCTGATGATGGAAGGGCGTCTGGCCGGGTTTCATTTCAACGATTCCAAGTACGGCGACGATGACCTCACAGTGGGCAGCATCCGTCCGTATATGCTTTTTCTGATCTTCGTGGAGCTGGTAGACGGTATGCGTCGTGCCAATCGCGGCAGCAGCAGCTATGCCTGGATGATCGATGCGAGCCACAATGTGAAGGATCCCCTGGAAGACCTGCTGCAATCTGTGGAAGCGATTCTGATCTCCTATGCAGAGGCTTTGCTGGTAGACAGGAAAAAGCTGGAACAAGCCAGGAGCGTCAATGATGTGGTTCTTGCGCAGCAGATTTTACAAAATGCATTCAGAACGGACGTGCGCCCGCTGGTAAGAGAGGCCATGCGCCAGAGCGGCGGGGCCATTGATCCTGTCGGACTGTTCAGGCAGGTCGGTGTGCGCTCGGAACTGATGAACGAGAGAGGCAAAATAACCGTGGCAACGGGTTTATGA
- a CDS encoding prolyl oligopeptidase family serine peptidase — MNVIAATLIGADGSAQEIKYPQTRKTEQTDDYHGVKVADPYRWLEDDRSEETAAWVKAENEVTFGYLDKISFKAKIFSDLEKAYNYPKYSAPQKKGAYFYFYKNDGLQNQSVLYRQKGLDGKPEVVLDPNKLSADGTTRLTVFSLSKSGDHAVMGFSKGGSDWQEYQVMDMKTLQMLSDKVEWVKVSGAAWQGNGFYYSSYPKPEGSALAAKNENHQVFYHQIGTPQSADKLIFEDQANPQRFHTVGTTEDEQYAILSVSDRGKGKDGNGLWVLKKGESKFVPIVKEITDFSYGVIENVAGNFLIETNENAPNSKIMLYNTVGAEWKTIIPEKPEPLQGSGTAGGKLFVTYAKDVTTRAYVYDFAGKLENEVKLPGLGSAGGFGGEKEDTFVFYTFTSFTYPPTIFRYDLAEKSSVVFRAPEVSFRPDNYETKQVFYTSKDGTKVPAFITYKKGLKLDGSNPTILYGYGGFNISLTPAFSPTRIPFLDQGGVFVQANLRGGSEYGEKWHEQGMKLKKQNVFDDFIAAAEFLIKEKYTSSEKLAVQGGSNGGLLVGAVMNQRPELFKVAFPAVGVMDMLRFHKFTIGWNWIADYGSSDNAEEFKAIYKYSPLHNIKEGGRYPATLITTADHDDRVVPAHSFKYAAELQAKAGASSTNPLLIRIDTNSGHGASNTKKALETQADIYAFMFANMGLTWK, encoded by the coding sequence ATGAATGTAATCGCTGCGACGCTGATCGGGGCAGATGGTTCTGCGCAGGAGATTAAATATCCGCAAACCAGGAAAACCGAACAAACTGATGATTATCATGGCGTAAAAGTCGCCGATCCGTACCGCTGGCTGGAAGACGACCGCTCCGAGGAAACCGCAGCCTGGGTGAAGGCAGAAAATGAGGTCACTTTCGGTTATCTGGACAAAATTTCATTCAAGGCGAAAATCTTCAGCGATCTTGAAAAAGCATACAACTATCCCAAGTACTCGGCGCCGCAGAAAAAGGGAGCGTACTTTTATTTTTACAAGAATGACGGCCTACAGAACCAGTCTGTACTGTACCGGCAAAAGGGCCTCGACGGCAAGCCGGAGGTAGTTCTTGACCCTAATAAGCTCTCCGCTGACGGTACTACACGGCTCACGGTTTTCAGTCTTTCCAAAAGCGGAGACCATGCAGTGATGGGCTTTTCAAAGGGCGGGTCCGACTGGCAGGAGTACCAGGTGATGGATATGAAAACCCTCCAGATGCTTTCCGATAAAGTAGAGTGGGTGAAGGTATCGGGTGCAGCCTGGCAGGGTAATGGATTTTATTACAGCAGCTACCCCAAGCCGGAAGGCAGTGCGCTGGCCGCCAAAAATGAAAATCACCAGGTTTTTTATCACCAGATCGGCACACCCCAGTCTGCCGACAAGCTGATCTTTGAAGACCAGGCCAATCCGCAGCGCTTCCATACCGTAGGTACCACGGAAGATGAGCAGTATGCCATACTCAGCGTTAGTGACAGGGGTAAGGGTAAGGACGGCAACGGACTTTGGGTGCTGAAAAAAGGCGAAAGTAAGTTTGTCCCCATCGTAAAGGAAATTACCGATTTCAGCTACGGCGTGATCGAGAACGTGGCCGGCAACTTCCTCATCGAAACCAATGAAAACGCACCAAACAGCAAAATCATGCTGTATAATACTGTAGGTGCGGAATGGAAAACAATAATCCCGGAAAAACCGGAGCCCTTGCAGGGCAGTGGTACTGCGGGTGGTAAACTGTTTGTGACGTATGCCAAGGATGTGACCACCCGGGCTTACGTATATGATTTTGCAGGCAAGCTCGAAAACGAAGTGAAGCTGCCGGGCTTAGGGTCGGCAGGTGGTTTTGGGGGAGAGAAAGAGGATACTTTTGTGTTTTACACATTTACAAGCTTCACCTACCCGCCTACCATTTTCAGGTACGACCTGGCCGAAAAGTCGAGCGTGGTGTTTCGTGCACCTGAAGTTTCTTTCCGGCCCGACAATTATGAGACCAAACAGGTTTTTTATACCAGCAAGGACGGTACCAAAGTGCCTGCATTTATCACTTACAAAAAAGGGCTGAAACTGGATGGGAGCAACCCCACGATCCTGTATGGCTACGGAGGTTTCAACATCAGCCTCACGCCTGCATTTAGTCCGACCCGCATTCCTTTCCTGGATCAGGGTGGTGTGTTTGTGCAGGCCAACCTGCGTGGCGGCAGTGAGTATGGCGAGAAGTGGCATGAGCAGGGTATGAAGCTGAAAAAACAGAATGTGTTTGATGACTTTATTGCCGCTGCCGAGTTCCTGATTAAAGAAAAATACACTTCTTCGGAAAAGCTGGCTGTACAGGGAGGCTCTAATGGAGGATTGCTCGTGGGAGCCGTGATGAACCAGCGTCCCGAATTGTTTAAAGTTGCATTTCCGGCCGTGGGCGTAATGGATATGCTGCGTTTTCACAAGTTTACCATTGGCTGGAACTGGATCGCGGACTATGGCAGCAGCGACAATGCCGAAGAATTCAAGGCGATTTATAAATATTCACCTTTGCACAACATCAAAGAGGGTGGCCGGTACCCGGCAACACTCATCACCACCGCTGACCACGACGACCGCGTAGTACCGGCTCACTCTTTCAAATACGCCGCCGAGTTGCAGGCCAAAGCAGGAGCCAGCTCGACCAACCCGCTGCTCATACGCATTGATACCAACTCCGGTCACGGTGCCAGCAATACGAAAAAGGCACTTGAAACGCAGGCTGATATTTATGCATTTATGTTTGCGAATATGGGATTGACCTGGAAATAA
- the arfB gene encoding alternative ribosome rescue aminoacyl-tRNA hydrolase ArfB, producing MINPEILHTELTFQTARSGGKGGQNVNKVETKVELRFDIPASAMLSETEKEILYGKLASKLTNEKVLILYHQTERSQLANRDKVIAKFDQLIRKAFEVQKLRRPTRPTLGSQLERMQAKQRRSAVKSSRKKTFEE from the coding sequence ATGATCAATCCCGAAATTTTACACACTGAATTAACCTTCCAGACAGCCCGGAGCGGCGGGAAAGGAGGGCAAAATGTAAATAAGGTAGAAACGAAGGTGGAGCTGCGGTTTGACATTCCTGCGTCGGCCATGTTAAGCGAAACGGAAAAGGAAATACTTTACGGCAAACTTGCCAGCAAGCTCACCAATGAAAAGGTACTGATACTCTACCACCAGACCGAGCGCTCCCAGCTTGCCAACCGCGATAAGGTTATTGCCAAATTTGATCAACTTATCCGCAAAGCATTTGAAGTGCAGAAACTTCGTAGACCTACCAGGCCGACCCTAGGCTCGCAGCTCGAACGCATGCAGGCCAAACAGCGGCGCTCGGCCGTAAAATCTTCCAGAAAGAAGACATTTGAAGAATAA
- a CDS encoding bifunctional aldolase/short-chain dehydrogenase → MDSIKETQYKYVSYLWDEEKAASLGDDQVALLLYRSNLLGADLRLTNYAGGNTSCKTIEKDPLTGNPVEVMWIKGSGGDIGTLTRSGLAGLYVDRLHSLKNIYRGLQFEDEMVELFNHCIYDLKSKAPSIDTPLHGLLPFKHIDHLHPDALIAIAASKDGEAITRELFKGELAWVPWQRPGFDLGLKLEQALNENPGIRGIVLGGHGLFTWGDTAYESYINTLDTIEAASEYLQENYGKARPVFGGQRLESEPAERRSDIAGKLAPYLRGLASEQQAMIGHFTDDARVLEFIGSHDLDKLAPLGTSCPDHFLRTKIRPLVLDLPFELLDATPQEILDKIRPQFEAYRADYQAYYDRCRHSNSPAVRDPNPVIILLPGVGMFSFAKDKQTARVAAEFYINAINVMKGAEAISSYVSLPEQEAFDIEYWLLEEAKLQRMPKEKSVSRKVAFVTGGSGGIGKAIAAKLLQEGACVVISDIDQHALAETKAEFDAKYGKDFSDTTIANVLEVDQIKEALKATKLKYGGVDIVINCAGLSISKPLAETTIKDWDILQDVLVKGQFLVSQEAVAIMRQQGLGGDIVNIASKNGIVSGPNNVAYGTAKAAQQHMTRLLAAELGPDRIRVNVVNPDAVIAGSKIWESGWAAGRAKAYGIKVEELPAYYAKRTVLNAEIHTEDIANGVYIFVSGLLSKSTGNVINVDGGVPAAFLR, encoded by the coding sequence ATGGACAGCATTAAAGAAACCCAGTACAAGTATGTAAGTTATTTATGGGATGAGGAGAAAGCGGCTTCGCTCGGGGACGATCAGGTAGCGCTTCTTCTTTACCGTTCAAACCTGCTGGGTGCCGACTTGCGCCTCACTAACTACGCCGGCGGGAATACCAGCTGCAAGACCATTGAAAAAGACCCGCTCACAGGTAACCCCGTGGAGGTAATGTGGATCAAAGGTTCAGGCGGCGATATTGGTACCCTCACCCGCAGCGGATTGGCCGGCTTGTACGTGGATCGGCTGCATAGTCTTAAAAACATATACCGCGGACTGCAGTTTGAGGACGAAATGGTGGAGCTCTTCAACCATTGCATTTATGATCTCAAATCCAAAGCACCTTCCATTGATACCCCACTGCACGGATTACTTCCTTTTAAACATATTGATCACCTTCACCCCGATGCTCTGATTGCCATTGCAGCATCAAAGGACGGCGAAGCGATTACCAGAGAACTATTTAAAGGCGAGCTGGCGTGGGTACCCTGGCAGCGTCCGGGTTTCGACCTTGGTCTGAAACTTGAACAGGCGCTGAACGAAAATCCGGGCATTCGCGGCATCGTACTGGGCGGCCACGGCCTGTTTACCTGGGGTGATACCGCCTACGAATCATACATCAATACACTGGATACCATTGAGGCTGCTTCCGAGTACCTTCAGGAAAATTACGGAAAAGCCCGGCCTGTATTTGGCGGCCAGCGCTTGGAAAGTGAGCCGGCAGAACGCAGGAGTGATATTGCCGGTAAACTGGCACCTTACCTCCGCGGACTGGCTTCCGAGCAGCAGGCAATGATCGGTCACTTTACGGATGATGCCCGTGTACTCGAATTCATCGGCAGTCACGATCTGGACAAGCTGGCGCCGCTGGGTACCAGCTGCCCCGACCACTTCCTGCGTACCAAGATCCGCCCGCTCGTACTGGATCTTCCATTTGAGCTGCTGGATGCCACCCCACAGGAAATCCTGGATAAAATCCGCCCTCAGTTTGAGGCATATCGCGCTGACTACCAGGCATACTATGATCGCTGCCGGCATTCCAACAGTCCTGCCGTACGTGACCCTAATCCTGTGATCATCCTTTTGCCGGGTGTGGGGATGTTCTCTTTTGCAAAAGACAAGCAGACAGCGCGCGTAGCAGCCGAGTTTTATATCAATGCCATCAATGTAATGAAAGGTGCAGAGGCAATCTCGTCGTATGTATCCCTTCCTGAGCAGGAGGCATTTGACATTGAATACTGGCTGCTCGAAGAAGCCAAGCTGCAAAGAATGCCCAAAGAAAAATCCGTGTCCCGCAAGGTTGCATTTGTAACCGGCGGCTCGGGCGGCATCGGCAAAGCCATCGCTGCCAAGTTACTCCAGGAGGGTGCCTGCGTAGTTATTTCTGACATTGACCAGCATGCACTTGCTGAGACCAAAGCTGAGTTTGATGCAAAATATGGCAAGGATTTCTCCGATACAACCATCGCCAATGTTCTTGAAGTAGACCAGATCAAAGAGGCTTTGAAAGCAACCAAGCTGAAATACGGAGGAGTGGATATCGTCATCAACTGCGCCGGCTTGTCCATTTCAAAACCGCTGGCCGAAACCACCATCAAGGATTGGGATATTTTGCAGGATGTTTTGGTAAAAGGTCAGTTCCTGGTTTCGCAGGAAGCTGTTGCCATCATGCGCCAGCAGGGCCTGGGAGGTGATATTGTTAACATTGCAAGTAAAAACGGTATCGTATCGGGGCCTAATAATGTGGCTTACGGTACTGCCAAGGCTGCCCAGCAGCATATGACACGCCTGCTTGCAGCAGAACTTGGCCCGGATAGGATCCGCGTCAATGTGGTGAACCCTGATGCTGTGATTGCAGGAAGCAAAATCTGGGAGAGCGGCTGGGCTGCGGGCCGGGCCAAAGCCTATGGCATCAAAGTGGAAGAGCTGCCTGCCTACTACGCTAAAAGAACAGTACTGAATGCCGAGATCCATACCGAAGACATTGCCAACGGTGTGTACATTTTTGTGAGCGGATTGCTCAGCAAAAGCACTGGAAACGTCATCAACGTGGATGGCGGCGTTCCGGCGGCATTCTTAAGATAA
- a CDS encoding T9SS type A sorting domain-containing protein — protein MKFIVFACLFLKAFSGAVFAQGSLEGDRQALAAIYNANNGDDWFAKNGWNVPGKPGDNPCGWEGVGCTGGRVTTLDVSINNLFGVIPPEIGNLSELRVLNMTGAGAELMPLQGNIPVQLGNLLNLEELYLSGNTFDKENISVIGKLTKLRILEITPYWEIPDAWSGLVNLESCILANLEPLPSSPEISFPKVVYQFTKLKKLVLSGIKYRDGLDSNIGKLVNLEELRLGNMQGQLPAAIGNLAALKVLYARHGNLVGSIPATFGNLTNLELLDLSDNALSGTVPDLTTLAVSATINISDNQFSFAGLPQNLPVLDVYSPQKIFNARIIVPLSGSSGAGGIMEVPNSFRQSGNTYYWFKDNVLQASGQTAEFEYFFAYILNSTYRLEITNSNVPQLRLRSYDYTVQSLPVTLVSFSGRESPSGNLLTWHTAAELDNAGFDIERSRDAKIFEKIGFVDGNGDSEENHHYRYLDQDPSGTTYYRLKQLDHDGSFQYSGTVSVKNAGYGLSIYPNPASSVVTISGHTDTHAVGIYHSNGTAVARKALSSKKTFDISGLPAGLYTLMIGNVPRKLLIQN, from the coding sequence ATGAAATTCATTGTATTCGCGTGCCTGTTCCTGAAGGCTTTTTCAGGCGCTGTTTTTGCCCAGGGCTCACTGGAAGGTGACCGGCAGGCGCTGGCTGCGATTTACAATGCGAATAATGGTGACGACTGGTTTGCCAAAAACGGCTGGAACGTGCCGGGCAAGCCGGGCGACAATCCTTGCGGCTGGGAAGGGGTGGGCTGTACCGGCGGGCGTGTAACAACACTGGATGTCTCAATCAACAATCTGTTTGGTGTGATTCCGCCCGAAATCGGCAACCTGAGCGAGCTGAGGGTTTTGAACATGACGGGTGCAGGAGCAGAACTGATGCCGTTGCAAGGCAACATTCCGGTGCAGCTGGGAAACCTTCTCAACCTTGAAGAGCTGTACCTGTCCGGTAATACGTTTGACAAAGAAAATATAAGTGTTATCGGCAAGCTGACGAAGCTGCGCATCCTGGAAATAACCCCTTACTGGGAAATTCCGGATGCATGGAGTGGTCTTGTCAATCTGGAAAGTTGTATTCTGGCAAATCTGGAACCGCTTCCGAGTTCACCTGAGATATCCTTTCCCAAAGTCGTTTACCAATTTACCAAGCTAAAAAAACTGGTGCTGTCTGGTATTAAATATCGGGACGGTCTGGATAGTAATATCGGAAAGCTGGTAAACCTGGAAGAATTACGGCTCGGAAACATGCAGGGGCAGCTTCCGGCAGCGATCGGCAACCTGGCAGCATTGAAAGTGTTATATGCCAGGCACGGGAACCTGGTAGGAAGTATCCCTGCGACGTTCGGCAATCTGACAAACCTGGAATTGCTTGATTTATCAGATAATGCATTGAGCGGCACCGTCCCGGACCTTACAACGCTGGCGGTCAGCGCAACGATCAATATCAGCGACAACCAGTTCTCATTTGCAGGATTGCCGCAAAATCTGCCGGTTTTGGATGTATATAGTCCCCAGAAAATCTTTAATGCCCGGATCATTGTGCCACTCTCCGGCTCGTCGGGAGCAGGGGGTATTATGGAAGTACCCAACAGTTTTCGTCAATCCGGTAATACCTATTATTGGTTCAAGGACAATGTTCTGCAAGCCTCCGGCCAGACTGCCGAGTTTGAATATTTTTTTGCGTATATACTCAACAGTACTTACCGCCTTGAGATTACCAACAGTAATGTTCCTCAGTTGAGGCTCCGGAGCTATGACTACACGGTGCAGTCATTACCAGTTACACTCGTATCATTTTCAGGGCGGGAATCTCCATCAGGTAATCTCCTTACCTGGCATACCGCAGCCGAATTGGACAATGCCGGCTTTGATATTGAGCGCAGCCGTGACGCAAAGATTTTTGAAAAAATCGGCTTTGTCGATGGTAACGGTGACTCTGAAGAAAACCACCACTACCGGTATCTGGATCAGGATCCGTCCGGAACGACCTACTACCGCCTGAAACAGCTTGATCATGACGGAAGTTTTCAATATTCGGGCACGGTTTCCGTGAAGAATGCAGGGTATGGTCTTTCCATTTACCCTAATCCGGCAAGTTCAGTGGTAACAATTTCCGGTCACACGGATACTCATGCTGTCGGCATTTATCATTCCAATGGTACAGCAGTTGCCCGTAAGGCCTTGTCTTCAAAAAAAACTTTTGATATTTCCGGACTACCCGCGGGCCTTTATACGCTAATGATTGGCAACGTTCCCAGAAAGCTTCTGATCCAGAATTAG
- a CDS encoding GntR family transcriptional regulator has protein sequence MEIQFDIEFKESAPKYMQIIKSLLQAISKGKLKRGDKIPSINQLSEEYLLSRDTVEKAYKHLIKDGVLISVRGKGYFINRVDIETSVRILLVFNKISNYKKQIYNALVENIGRNVNVDLHIHHSNTNIFKNLIKNSLGEYDYYVIMPHFYEKSEEAVEILKMIPPEKLILIDKDVELNSKKHSSVYQNFEKDIVSALNEAVDLLKVYNKLILIFPTLIPYPKEIIKGFRIFCIQHEFQHEIIYDFNENSTVVPRTAYIVVEENDLVNLIKKCREQQLAVGKDVGIISYNETPLKEILLDGITTISTDHEQMGKTVAELIKENKRAIVKNPFTLIKRKSL, from the coding sequence ATGGAAATCCAGTTTGACATTGAATTCAAGGAGAGTGCCCCCAAGTACATGCAGATTATCAAGTCCCTCCTTCAGGCGATCAGTAAGGGAAAGCTGAAAAGAGGTGACAAAATACCGTCCATTAACCAGTTGAGTGAAGAATACTTGCTCTCGCGGGACACGGTGGAAAAGGCTTACAAGCACCTGATCAAGGATGGTGTACTGATCTCCGTGCGGGGAAAAGGATATTTTATCAATCGTGTGGACATTGAGACGAGCGTGCGTATTCTGCTTGTTTTCAATAAGATCAGTAATTATAAAAAGCAGATTTACAATGCATTGGTGGAAAACATAGGGCGCAATGTAAATGTGGACCTGCATATCCATCATTCCAATACCAATATTTTTAAAAACCTGATTAAAAACAGCCTTGGCGAGTACGACTACTACGTGATCATGCCGCATTTCTATGAAAAATCGGAAGAGGCTGTTGAAATCCTGAAAATGATCCCGCCCGAAAAGCTCATCCTGATCGACAAGGATGTGGAGCTGAACAGCAAAAAGCATTCATCGGTATACCAGAATTTTGAGAAGGACATTGTTTCAGCCCTGAATGAGGCCGTGGACCTGCTGAAAGTGTATAATAAGCTGATCCTTATTTTTCCAACCCTTATCCCCTACCCTAAGGAGATTATTAAAGGTTTCCGCATTTTTTGCATACAGCACGAGTTTCAGCATGAAATTATTTACGATTTCAATGAAAACAGTACGGTGGTACCGCGTACTGCATATATCGTGGTAGAGGAAAATGACCTGGTGAACCTGATCAAGAAATGCAGGGAGCAGCAGCTTGCAGTAGGAAAAGACGTGGGCATCATCTCCTATAATGAAACTCCTCTGAAAGAAATTCTGCTTGACGGCATTACCACCATCTCCACGGACCATGAGCAAATGGGCAAAACCGTAGCCGAGCTGATCAAGGAAAACAAGCGGGCGATTGTTAAAAATCCTTTTACCCTCATCAAAAGAAAATCGCTTTAA
- a CDS encoding DUF6600 domain-containing protein: protein MNIQRALRIFGLSVILLAGITISERASAQPGVNISFQTFYDDLSPYGRWVRNPQFGSVWVPDVPSGFQPYSTNGYWEVTEYGNTWVSDYDWGWAPFHYGRWSFDDYVGWFWVPDYEWGPAWVNWRSGGGYYGWAPLGPGVNINVAVNIPSFWWVFVPQRYITSPRWNYYCAPRNRVSHYYNQTVIINNYYRSNNRTYVYGPRRDEIERVTRRDVPIRTIDASPRGRGRVIVAESGRGNQRNDAGFGERGNDRYDNRGRVAESNRTGRDAYPSPGYRNERPDYDRSDRTGNEASRRGIPSNNRYESPSNNDGGNDRFGRDRSPAPDRGGFENRNSERSRPSEPAREQRAPVYTPERNNNRQERRSEAPQMRENRQERSSEPRGNDRGNGGARESQGRSSGGATERSSRSPR from the coding sequence ATGAACATACAACGGGCGCTTCGGATTTTCGGCTTATCTGTCATACTGCTGGCAGGAATTACCATTTCGGAGCGTGCTTCTGCACAACCGGGCGTGAACATCAGTTTCCAGACTTTTTACGACGACCTTTCTCCTTATGGCAGGTGGGTGCGCAACCCGCAGTTCGGATCGGTATGGGTGCCTGATGTTCCCTCGGGTTTTCAGCCCTACTCTACCAACGGATACTGGGAGGTAACCGAGTACGGCAATACCTGGGTTTCCGATTATGACTGGGGCTGGGCGCCTTTTCACTATGGCCGCTGGTCTTTTGATGACTATGTAGGCTGGTTTTGGGTACCGGATTATGAATGGGGACCGGCCTGGGTCAACTGGCGCTCGGGCGGCGGATACTATGGCTGGGCGCCGCTGGGTCCGGGGGTGAACATCAACGTTGCTGTCAATATTCCTTCCTTCTGGTGGGTATTTGTACCACAGCGATATATTACAAGCCCGAGGTGGAACTACTATTGCGCACCCCGCAACCGTGTTTCGCACTATTATAACCAGACCGTGATCATTAACAATTATTACCGGAGCAACAACCGGACCTATGTATACGGCCCGCGCCGTGACGAGATTGAGCGGGTTACCCGCCGGGATGTGCCCATACGCACCATTGATGCATCACCCCGTGGTCGCGGCAGGGTAATCGTTGCAGAGTCGGGAAGAGGTAACCAGCGCAATGACGCGGGATTTGGTGAAAGGGGTAATGACCGTTATGATAACCGCGGAAGAGTAGCTGAGAGCAACCGCACTGGCAGAGATGCCTATCCGAGCCCGGGCTACCGCAACGAACGCCCGGATTATGACCGGAGTGATCGCACCGGAAACGAGGCCAGCCGACGCGGGATCCCGTCCAATAACCGGTATGAGAGCCCATCCAACAATGACGGTGGCAATGACCGCTTCGGACGCGATCGTAGTCCGGCCCCTGACCGCGGCGGATTTGAAAACCGTAACAGTGAGCGCAGCCGCCCGTCGGAGCCGGCCCGGGAACAGCGGGCTCCCGTTTACACTCCTGAACGCAACAACAACCGTCAGGAACGCCGGAGTGAAGCTCCTCAGATGCGCGAAAACCGGCAGGAAAGATCGTCTGAGCCAAGAGGCAATGACCGGGGTAATGGCGGCGCACGTGAAAGCCAGGGACGCAGCTCGGGTGGTGCAACCGAACGCAGCAGCCGGTCGCCCCGGTAA